A stretch of Microbacterium sp. LWH3-1.2 DNA encodes these proteins:
- a CDS encoding SprT-like domain-containing protein: MSDLHRVRHWAEALIALHLDDSWSFAFDNAKRRAGLCDYTHKRISVSRYLAARYDDDTNHQTLLHEIAHALAGPRAGHGARWKAVARDLGYVGGTTHHGETATELAPWIGVCPAGHVAYRHRKATRPTSCAKCAPQFDERHAFSWTRREITRATRLAAMTPRD; this comes from the coding sequence ATGTCGGATCTTCATCGCGTGCGGCACTGGGCCGAGGCCCTCATCGCCCTCCACCTCGACGACTCCTGGAGCTTCGCGTTCGACAACGCGAAGCGCCGGGCGGGGCTGTGCGACTACACGCACAAGCGCATCAGCGTCTCGCGCTACCTCGCCGCGCGATACGACGACGACACCAACCACCAGACGCTGCTGCACGAGATCGCCCACGCGCTCGCCGGTCCGCGTGCCGGCCACGGTGCGCGATGGAAGGCCGTCGCCCGCGACCTCGGCTACGTCGGCGGCACCACCCACCACGGCGAGACGGCCACAGAGCTCGCGCCGTGGATCGGCGTGTGCCCGGCCGGCCATGTCGCGTACCGCCACCGCAAGGCGACGCGGCCGACATCGTGCGCCAAGTGCGCCCCGCAGTTCGACGAGCGCCATGCCTTCAGCTGGACCCGTCGCGAGATCACCCGGGCGACCCGCCTCGCGGCGATGACCCCCCGCGACTGA
- a CDS encoding LamB/YcsF family protein, which yields MAAIDLNADLGETVDGLPTADDEAMFAVISSANVACGGHAGDAASMREAVLRAERFGVAVGAHPSYPDRGNFGRVAVVIDPAELTATVARQLAALADAGADLRYVKPHGALYHAVTADPVQAEAVARAIAHSSALVGRPLPVLGLAGEIERAAASVGLPFVHEAFLDRGYLPDGSLVPRTQPGALLGDPELVAERAVRLAREGVVEAVDGSLVRADAASLCVHGDSPSAVDMARAVRAALDAAGVEVRAPW from the coding sequence ATGGCGGCGATCGACCTCAACGCGGACCTCGGCGAGACCGTCGACGGGCTGCCCACGGCCGACGACGAGGCGATGTTCGCGGTCATCTCGAGCGCGAACGTGGCCTGCGGCGGGCACGCGGGCGACGCGGCCTCGATGCGCGAGGCGGTGCTCCGCGCCGAGCGGTTCGGGGTCGCCGTCGGGGCGCACCCGTCCTATCCCGATCGCGGGAACTTCGGGCGCGTGGCCGTCGTGATCGACCCCGCCGAGCTCACCGCCACGGTCGCGCGGCAGCTGGCCGCCCTCGCCGATGCCGGCGCCGACCTCCGCTACGTCAAGCCGCACGGCGCGCTGTATCACGCGGTGACCGCCGACCCGGTGCAGGCCGAAGCCGTCGCCCGGGCGATCGCACACAGTTCGGCGCTGGTCGGCCGGCCTCTGCCGGTGCTGGGCCTGGCGGGCGAGATCGAGCGGGCCGCAGCATCCGTCGGTCTGCCGTTCGTCCACGAGGCGTTCCTCGATCGGGGCTATCTGCCGGACGGCTCGCTCGTGCCGCGCACGCAGCCGGGTGCCCTGCTCGGCGACCCCGAGCTGGTGGCGGAGCGGGCCGTGCGCCTCGCGCGCGAGGGCGTGGTCGAGGCGGTGGACGGCTCTCTCGTGCGAGCGGATGCCGCATCCCTGTGCGTGCACGGCGACTCGCCGTCGGCCGTCGACATGGCCCGCGCCGTGCGCGCGGCGCTGGACGCCGCCGGCGTGGAGGTGCGGGCGCCATGGTGA
- a CDS encoding ABC transporter permease: MGASILVAAISSAFGAILLSATGFIAAVLRADPFIGESGMLAAVLAIMSFLLIGVAVYVAAIVTANTFATVIAGRTRRIALLRLIGASARSQRTEVARQGLVVGVVGAVLGLVGGTLVSWAGVVLAGPAFGIEDVAYAVVQPVLVIPAVVVALTTWAAAWAGSRRVLTVTPLQALGGSVEASHDAFARKGARNGAAITLFAIGGALLAGGIAIGLVSPLGVIVAFFGGIFSFTGLALGATLVMPPVLRLVGRVFGSSATARLASENALRYPERSSRMAIGVVMGVTLVTMFAVALETVKAVLTTSAGGEAPQEMTTLLDTFAGIMMGLVAVSAVIAAVGLVNLLTIGVVQRRRELGLLRALGVSTGQVRRMVLLEAAHITITATATGLVLGIAYGWAGAQSLLGAVPMPPSFSAPTLVAPAVPWLPTAIIVGATAVLTLVAAVVPTRLATRVAPVEALAD, encoded by the coding sequence GAGCGGCATGCTGGCCGCGGTGCTCGCGATCATGAGCTTCCTCCTGATCGGCGTCGCGGTGTACGTCGCCGCGATCGTCACCGCCAACACGTTCGCGACGGTCATCGCCGGCCGGACGCGGCGCATCGCGCTGCTGCGCCTCATCGGCGCCTCCGCGCGCTCGCAGCGCACCGAGGTCGCTCGCCAGGGGCTCGTCGTCGGCGTCGTCGGCGCCGTGCTCGGGCTCGTCGGCGGCACCCTCGTGTCGTGGGCGGGAGTCGTGCTGGCGGGGCCCGCGTTCGGCATCGAGGACGTGGCGTACGCCGTCGTTCAGCCGGTGCTCGTGATTCCTGCCGTCGTGGTCGCGCTCACGACCTGGGCCGCGGCGTGGGCAGGGTCCCGACGCGTGCTGACGGTGACGCCGCTGCAGGCGTTGGGCGGGTCCGTCGAGGCGTCCCACGACGCGTTCGCCCGCAAGGGGGCGCGCAACGGCGCCGCGATCACGCTGTTCGCGATCGGCGGGGCGCTGCTCGCGGGCGGCATCGCTATCGGGCTCGTGTCGCCGCTCGGGGTCATCGTGGCGTTCTTCGGCGGGATCTTCTCGTTCACCGGCCTGGCGCTCGGCGCGACCCTCGTGATGCCGCCGGTGCTGCGGCTGGTCGGCCGGGTCTTCGGGTCGTCGGCGACGGCGCGCCTCGCGTCGGAGAACGCGCTCCGATACCCCGAGCGCTCGAGCCGCATGGCGATCGGGGTCGTGATGGGAGTGACGCTCGTGACGATGTTCGCCGTCGCCCTCGAGACCGTGAAGGCCGTGCTCACGACCTCGGCGGGCGGCGAGGCCCCGCAGGAGATGACCACGCTGCTCGACACGTTCGCCGGGATCATGATGGGCCTCGTCGCGGTGTCGGCGGTGATCGCCGCGGTCGGGCTCGTGAACCTCCTCACGATCGGCGTGGTGCAGCGCCGACGCGAACTGGGGCTGCTGCGGGCGCTCGGCGTGTCGACCGGGCAGGTGCGACGCATGGTGCTGCTCGAGGCCGCGCACATCACGATCACCGCGACCGCGACCGGGCTCGTGCTCGGCATCGCCTACGGCTGGGCGGGCGCGCAGTCCCTCCTCGGCGCCGTGCCGATGCCGCCGTCGTTCTCGGCTCCGACCCTCGTCGCCCCCGCGGTGCCGTGGCTGCCGACGGCGATCATCGTGGGGGCGACGGCGGTGCTCACCCTCGTCGCCGCGGTCGTGCCGACGCGGCTCGCGACGCGGGTGGCGCCGGTGGAAGCACTCGCGGACTGA
- a CDS encoding 2-phosphosulfolactate phosphatase → MPDRPFDQHRYQVRHDWGIEGLRRLAPADVIVVVDVLRFSTTVTDAVAGGDGVALDGDAHAVSINGAAVAQAAGESGAVVLLGCLRNAAAVARAVLDIQHERAARTSIAVIAAGEPAGRTPDAPLRFAVEDQLGAGAIVDALGGLGVDHTSPEAAAACEAFRGLRGAVRHLLTAAGSGQELLARGARDEVLNAAAVDAASAVPVLRDGAFVAY, encoded by the coding sequence ATGCCCGACCGCCCGTTCGACCAGCACCGCTACCAGGTCCGCCACGACTGGGGGATCGAGGGGCTGCGGCGCCTCGCGCCCGCCGACGTCATCGTGGTGGTCGACGTGCTGCGGTTCTCGACGACCGTGACCGACGCTGTGGCCGGGGGTGACGGCGTCGCCCTCGACGGGGATGCGCACGCGGTGTCGATCAACGGTGCGGCGGTGGCCCAGGCGGCGGGAGAGAGCGGTGCGGTGGTGCTGCTCGGATGCCTCCGCAACGCGGCCGCGGTCGCCCGGGCGGTGCTCGACATCCAGCACGAGCGCGCTGCGCGCACCAGCATCGCTGTGATCGCGGCGGGCGAGCCCGCGGGCCGCACGCCCGACGCGCCGCTCCGGTTCGCGGTCGAGGACCAGCTCGGCGCCGGCGCGATCGTCGACGCCCTCGGCGGTCTGGGCGTCGATCACACCTCACCGGAGGCAGCGGCCGCGTGCGAGGCGTTCCGCGGGCTGCGCGGCGCCGTGCGTCACCTGCTCACCGCCGCCGGCTCGGGCCAGGAGCTTCTCGCCCGCGGCGCCCGCGACGAGGTGCTGAACGCGGCCGCGGTGGACGCGGCATCCGCCGTCCCCGTCCTGCGCGACGGGGCGTTCGTCGCGTACTGA
- a CDS encoding CHAT domain-containing protein, which produces MTLVPDGPRVDVDADADALEVRLDPAPPGTGPDRTGIMLLADALLEGRADTVATVRVHGSDDFHYAVIVSRDSGVVLVHLEPDGHGYSARIVVRGGERVHLSIVASEAETGMAALEEKVAHGGMGATPARPLPRAVPPPDLGDILGGGFSVGGRSPGLAPPPMAAPAPAPAPLPPPGPAARPAVPSTGVAGAAPVPAFVDAAMPSRLVQEIEFEAVVRVSLQDLVPTAGTAHIRVPAQFDPTREIEVAVQLRGLSFAEGQPASLTTTLPTSGDAPRRLVFRLVPRDPGRGHITVKFTQPPVMATLATLALSAPILPADADGVGTGDAQVVEASVAVPPRSIADLPTLAIDESIARGESELVITAKIGDTVARHTAHLPDKAGYVEQIYTDLAGIRSAYEEEANADAEAAAATARREVRSLGARIARELLGDDVNALLWNRRRRISQLVLQTSGELDIPWEIVHLVPVGNQRPDADRFFLGDLGLMRWMYGTPRPTVIPIDPRRVVAIAPSYVNRRLRLPRAREEVTILKKLLKRTPQTAADAAQLRAAISQGEFDLLHFAGHGRWRDVAPLGQEIAFARFSLRRNDGSASYTDSDARRDLPEAGGDEGRPSTPFVFLSACDVGRLRSGATGLGGFAEVFLRGGVGVFIGCSWAVRDDVTALFVRTFYEHALRDGATLGEAVLAARRAARDAGDLTSLAFTVFADPRAKFEPR; this is translated from the coding sequence ATGACTCTGGTTCCGGATGGGCCGCGCGTCGACGTCGATGCCGACGCCGATGCCCTCGAGGTGCGTCTGGACCCCGCCCCGCCCGGCACCGGCCCCGACCGGACGGGCATCATGCTGCTGGCCGACGCCCTGCTGGAAGGGCGAGCGGACACCGTGGCCACGGTGCGCGTGCACGGGTCCGACGACTTCCATTACGCCGTGATCGTCTCGCGCGACTCCGGAGTGGTGCTGGTCCACCTCGAGCCCGACGGGCACGGGTACTCGGCGCGGATCGTCGTGCGCGGTGGGGAGAGGGTGCACCTCAGCATCGTCGCGAGCGAGGCCGAGACGGGGATGGCCGCGCTCGAGGAGAAGGTCGCGCACGGCGGCATGGGCGCGACCCCCGCGCGGCCCCTGCCTCGGGCCGTCCCGCCACCCGACCTCGGCGACATCCTCGGCGGGGGCTTCTCCGTCGGAGGGCGATCGCCCGGACTCGCACCGCCGCCGATGGCGGCTCCGGCACCGGCGCCCGCGCCCCTCCCGCCCCCCGGGCCCGCGGCGCGGCCCGCCGTGCCGTCGACGGGTGTGGCCGGCGCGGCACCCGTGCCGGCTTTCGTCGACGCGGCGATGCCGTCACGGCTCGTGCAGGAAATCGAGTTCGAGGCGGTCGTCCGGGTGTCGCTGCAGGACCTCGTCCCGACGGCGGGCACCGCACACATCAGGGTTCCGGCGCAGTTCGACCCGACGCGCGAGATCGAGGTGGCGGTGCAGCTGCGCGGCCTCTCCTTCGCCGAAGGGCAGCCGGCATCCCTCACCACCACTCTGCCCACCTCTGGCGACGCGCCCCGGCGCCTCGTCTTCCGTCTCGTCCCGCGCGATCCCGGGCGCGGCCACATCACCGTGAAGTTCACGCAGCCGCCGGTCATGGCCACGCTCGCCACCCTTGCGCTGAGCGCCCCGATCCTGCCCGCCGATGCGGACGGCGTCGGCACCGGCGATGCGCAGGTGGTCGAGGCATCCGTCGCCGTCCCGCCGCGCAGCATCGCCGACCTGCCGACGCTCGCGATCGACGAGTCCATCGCCCGCGGTGAGAGCGAGCTGGTCATCACCGCGAAGATCGGCGACACCGTGGCGCGCCACACGGCGCACCTGCCCGACAAGGCGGGCTACGTCGAGCAGATCTACACCGATCTCGCGGGCATCCGCTCCGCCTACGAGGAGGAGGCGAATGCCGACGCCGAGGCGGCCGCCGCGACCGCCCGACGGGAGGTGCGGTCCCTCGGCGCGCGGATCGCGCGCGAGCTCCTCGGCGACGACGTCAACGCCCTGCTCTGGAACCGGCGACGGCGGATCTCGCAGCTCGTCCTGCAGACGTCGGGTGAACTCGACATCCCGTGGGAGATCGTGCACCTGGTACCGGTGGGCAATCAGCGTCCCGATGCCGACCGGTTCTTCCTCGGCGACCTCGGGCTCATGCGCTGGATGTACGGGACGCCCCGGCCCACGGTCATTCCGATCGATCCCCGCCGCGTCGTCGCGATCGCGCCGAGCTATGTCAACCGGCGTCTGCGCCTTCCGCGCGCCCGCGAAGAGGTCACGATCCTCAAGAAGCTCCTCAAGCGCACTCCGCAGACGGCCGCCGACGCCGCGCAGCTGCGTGCCGCGATCTCGCAGGGCGAGTTCGACCTCCTCCATTTCGCGGGACACGGCAGATGGCGGGACGTGGCGCCGCTGGGCCAGGAGATCGCGTTCGCCCGCTTCTCGCTGCGTCGCAACGACGGCTCCGCCTCATACACCGACTCGGATGCCCGGCGGGACCTGCCCGAGGCCGGCGGAGACGAGGGGAGGCCGTCGACGCCGTTCGTGTTCCTGAGCGCGTGCGACGTGGGACGCCTGCGCTCGGGGGCCACCGGACTCGGCGGGTTCGCCGAGGTGTTCCTCCGCGGCGGCGTCGGAGTGTTCATCGGATGCTCCTGGGCCGTACGCGACGACGTCACGGCACTGTTCGTCCGCACGTTCTACGAGCACGCGCTGCGCGACGGGGCCACGCTCGGCGAGGCCGTCCTGGCTGCGCGCCGCGCCGCGCGCGACGCCGGTGATCTCACCTCGCTCGCCTTCACCGTCTTCGCCGATCCCCGCGCGAAGTTCGAACCCCGATGA
- a CDS encoding spermidine synthase has protein sequence MARAREEASVPSARLSDGTLARVIRSPFGGGWELDVDGTPQSHVDLDDPTHLHFEYVARMGAVIDRLRMPGQPLTAIHLGAGALTIPRYIEQTRPGSRQQVVELEPALWDLVRDNLPIPRGASIRVRIGDAREALGRLPAGLVGAADLVVSDVYSGAQTPAHLTTVEFFTEAARFLAPDGVLLVNVADGAGLAFARREVATVQAVLDHVIVLAEVQTLKGRRFGNLVIAASRAPLPTEWLPRLMAAGPHPAKVAEGRELDEFARGARVATDADATPSPKPSASVFLR, from the coding sequence ATGGCACGCGCGAGGGAAGAGGCATCCGTCCCCTCCGCCCGGCTGTCGGACGGCACCCTCGCCCGCGTCATCCGCTCGCCGTTCGGCGGCGGGTGGGAGCTCGACGTCGACGGCACACCGCAGTCGCATGTCGACCTCGACGACCCGACGCACCTGCACTTCGAGTACGTCGCGCGCATGGGCGCCGTCATCGACCGGCTGCGGATGCCCGGGCAGCCGCTCACCGCCATCCATCTGGGCGCCGGCGCCCTGACGATCCCGCGCTACATCGAGCAGACGCGTCCGGGCTCACGGCAGCAGGTCGTCGAGCTCGAGCCGGCGCTGTGGGATCTCGTGCGAGACAACCTGCCGATCCCGCGGGGCGCCTCGATCCGCGTGCGGATCGGCGACGCGCGCGAAGCGCTCGGGCGCCTGCCCGCGGGTCTGGTGGGGGCCGCCGACCTCGTCGTCTCGGACGTCTACTCCGGCGCTCAGACGCCCGCGCATCTCACCACGGTGGAGTTCTTCACGGAGGCGGCGAGATTCCTCGCACCCGACGGCGTGCTGCTGGTCAACGTCGCGGACGGCGCCGGACTCGCGTTCGCGCGCCGCGAGGTCGCGACGGTGCAGGCCGTGCTCGACCACGTCATCGTGCTGGCGGAGGTGCAGACCCTCAAGGGCCGCCGTTTCGGCAACCTCGTGATCGCGGCATCCCGAGCCCCGCTTCCGACCGAGTGGCTCCCGCGCCTCATGGCCGCCGGGCCGCACCCCGCGAAGGTCGCCGAGGGGCGCGAGCTCGACGAGTTCGCGCGCGGCGCGCGGGTCGCGACCGACGCCGACGCGACGCCCTCACCCAAGCCCTCGGCATCCGTCTTCCTGCGCTGA
- a CDS encoding caspase family protein encodes MTGSTRTTAHRHHQQTGRDTMPTTTASRGATLSAADLAALRKHVVHTADGKLATTSVTKPRTVEEFATTADDVRRIVATDLAAFVEQQAKKAPKGDVPPPVPVLIWAHGGLTDKSAGLLTAHHQVAWWKKNGVYPIHLVWESGLMTTLADVISGKATGKRGFTDITDRAVEAAARVLGGRKFWDDMKLDSAAACLPAMKDGTRGGADVLAGALREYMAANQGAIDIHVAGHSAGSIYHSHFVPRLFDGADAIDHVASVTFLAPAVRLDTFEATLLPLAESGKIHDVAIFTMDETHEKRDNTAGVYRKSLLYLVSRAFEAERGAKILGLDEHLRSAGRTMAYLGDDPGRLVKGPISKGRLSSTQATSHGDFDNDVETMMSLARRVVGVPDSDEPDGVADFPMRAREVALEGGSSRMPRPEPTGVRGAVPRKLALCIGIDKYPKDPLGGCVADADAWGAALEAARFDVEYIRDGDATRDEILRAMLDKISSARDGDVVAIQFAGHGTFVPDLDGDETDAFGASDEALCPVDFRGGELIVDDDLGAIWDAIPDGVSATLFFDSCHSGTVNRGLTRSEFDAKRYPVGATPRMTVLDGDEEEAFRSKRAAALGDEFRRAAWDRVVAVETDRAAEAPAPRGDQREVLVSACQPDQVALETNGHGVFTTAALAVLAKSPGLTNSEFVAAVFDIIDDDYEQRPLLSAAGSLGSRVLLTSLHDAVDQQKVIVEPDGQRSPADVRTAAIVAILRATADLLESGSP; translated from the coding sequence ATGACCGGATCCACGCGCACCACCGCCCACCGCCACCACCAGCAGACAGGACGTGACACCATGCCCACCACCACAGCATCCCGCGGAGCGACCCTGAGCGCGGCGGATCTGGCCGCGCTGCGCAAGCACGTCGTCCACACCGCCGACGGCAAGCTCGCGACGACGTCGGTGACCAAGCCTCGCACCGTCGAGGAGTTCGCGACCACCGCTGACGACGTGCGCCGGATCGTCGCGACCGACCTTGCCGCGTTCGTCGAGCAGCAGGCGAAGAAGGCGCCGAAGGGCGACGTGCCGCCACCGGTCCCTGTGCTGATCTGGGCGCACGGCGGGCTCACCGACAAGAGCGCCGGGCTGCTGACGGCCCACCACCAGGTCGCGTGGTGGAAGAAGAACGGCGTGTACCCCATCCACCTGGTCTGGGAGAGCGGGCTCATGACGACGCTCGCCGACGTCATCTCGGGGAAGGCCACCGGCAAGCGGGGGTTCACCGACATCACGGATCGCGCCGTCGAGGCCGCCGCCCGCGTGCTCGGCGGGCGCAAGTTCTGGGACGACATGAAGCTGGACTCGGCGGCGGCCTGCCTCCCCGCGATGAAGGACGGGACCCGCGGCGGCGCGGACGTCCTCGCCGGCGCGCTGCGAGAGTACATGGCGGCCAATCAGGGGGCGATCGACATCCACGTCGCCGGGCACAGCGCCGGTTCGATCTACCACTCGCACTTCGTCCCCCGCCTGTTCGACGGCGCCGATGCCATCGATCACGTCGCGAGCGTCACATTCCTCGCGCCGGCCGTGCGGCTCGACACCTTCGAGGCGACCCTCCTGCCCCTGGCCGAGAGCGGGAAGATCCACGACGTCGCGATCTTCACGATGGATGAGACCCACGAGAAGCGGGACAACACCGCGGGGGTCTACCGCAAATCGCTGCTGTACCTGGTCTCGCGGGCGTTCGAGGCCGAGCGCGGTGCCAAGATCCTCGGCCTGGACGAGCATCTCCGCAGTGCCGGGAGGACGATGGCCTACCTCGGAGACGACCCCGGCCGCCTTGTGAAGGGGCCGATCTCGAAGGGTCGTCTCAGCAGCACGCAGGCGACCTCCCACGGCGATTTCGACAACGACGTCGAGACAATGATGAGCCTCGCGCGCCGCGTCGTCGGCGTCCCCGACAGCGACGAGCCCGACGGTGTCGCGGACTTCCCGATGCGGGCGCGAGAGGTCGCGCTCGAAGGCGGGAGCTCGCGCATGCCGCGCCCCGAGCCGACGGGGGTGCGCGGTGCCGTGCCGCGCAAGCTCGCCCTGTGCATCGGCATCGACAAGTACCCGAAGGACCCGCTCGGCGGCTGCGTGGCCGATGCCGACGCGTGGGGCGCGGCCCTTGAGGCCGCGAGGTTCGACGTCGAGTACATCCGCGACGGCGATGCGACACGCGACGAGATCCTGCGGGCGATGCTCGACAAGATCTCGAGCGCGCGGGACGGCGACGTCGTCGCCATCCAGTTCGCCGGGCACGGCACGTTCGTCCCCGACCTCGACGGCGACGAGACCGACGCGTTCGGCGCGAGCGACGAAGCGCTCTGCCCCGTCGACTTCCGAGGGGGGGAGCTCATCGTCGATGACGACCTCGGCGCGATCTGGGACGCGATCCCCGACGGGGTCTCGGCGACGCTCTTCTTCGACTCGTGCCACTCGGGAACGGTCAACCGCGGCCTCACGCGCTCGGAGTTCGACGCGAAGCGGTACCCCGTCGGCGCGACGCCCCGCATGACGGTCCTGGACGGCGACGAGGAGGAGGCGTTCCGCAGCAAGCGTGCCGCCGCGCTCGGCGACGAGTTCCGCCGAGCCGCCTGGGACCGCGTCGTCGCCGTCGAGACCGACCGCGCCGCCGAAGCCCCGGCGCCCCGCGGCGACCAGCGCGAGGTGCTCGTCAGTGCGTGTCAGCCCGATCAGGTGGCGCTCGAGACGAACGGGCACGGTGTGTTCACGACCGCGGCCCTCGCGGTGCTGGCGAAGAGCCCGGGTCTCACGAACAGCGAGTTCGTCGCCGCGGTCTTCGACATCATCGACGACGACTACGAGCAGCGGCCGCTGCTCTCGGCCGCCGGCTCGCTCGGCTCGAGGGTGCTGCTGACCTCACTGCACGACGCCGTCGATCAGCAGAAGGTCATCGTCGAGCCCGACGGTCAGCGTTCGCCGGCCGACGTGCGCACCGCCGCGATCGTCGCGATCCTGCGGGCCACCGCCGACCTGCTGGAGTCCGGCTCTCCGTAG
- a CDS encoding 5-oxoprolinase/urea amidolyase family protein, giving the protein MVTPRVRPMGERAFLLEVGALDDVLPLRAALAGSRPAGVTDLVPAARTVLVRIDPRVLPLSTARAWALAAATTAVQETDAAAPIVELDIAYDGADLADTARLLGVEVDELVRRHAEAAWRVAFTGFAPGFGYLVSDDWPFDVPRLESPRTRVPAGSVGLAGVFSGAYPRDTPGGWRLIGTTAARLFDPDAASPALLEPGARVRFRPVPTGGGARPAPVENRSSAANGRPERHVMTGERRHAGDAGAPSGEPAAGRSIRVLEPGLLTTVQDLGREGAASVGVAVSGGLDRGALRTANRLVGNPEEAAGLEVTMGGLRVAAGADLWVAVTGAWGTMRIDGREVDPYEAHAWPGGAELHLDWFAHGARGYVAVRGGLDARVALGSRSTDLLAGLGPAALRAGDVVGVRDDETGPIPVAPPGGWGAPHDDELELELAPGPRADWFAPAALATLYDTVWTVSNHADRVGARLDGPELARVRTGELASEGMVPGALQVPPSGRPTILLADGPVTGGYPVIAVVTDASLDLVAQARPGTRIRFRHARPAS; this is encoded by the coding sequence ATGGTGACTCCGCGCGTGCGGCCGATGGGGGAGCGCGCGTTCCTCCTCGAGGTCGGCGCGCTCGACGACGTGCTTCCGCTGCGCGCCGCGCTCGCCGGATCGCGGCCCGCGGGGGTGACCGATCTCGTGCCGGCGGCGCGCACGGTGCTCGTGCGGATCGATCCGCGGGTGCTCCCGCTGTCCACGGCGCGCGCGTGGGCGCTCGCCGCGGCGACGACCGCGGTGCAGGAGACCGATGCCGCGGCCCCGATCGTCGAGCTCGACATCGCCTACGACGGGGCCGACCTGGCCGACACCGCACGACTGCTGGGCGTCGAGGTCGACGAACTCGTGCGGCGCCATGCCGAGGCGGCCTGGCGGGTGGCGTTCACCGGCTTCGCCCCCGGTTTCGGCTACCTCGTGAGCGACGACTGGCCGTTCGATGTGCCGCGACTGGAGTCGCCCCGCACCCGCGTACCGGCCGGCTCCGTCGGGCTCGCCGGCGTCTTCAGCGGCGCGTACCCGCGCGACACTCCGGGCGGCTGGCGGCTCATCGGCACGACCGCGGCACGCCTGTTCGATCCGGATGCCGCGTCCCCCGCGCTGCTCGAACCGGGAGCGCGCGTGCGGTTCCGCCCCGTGCCCACCGGCGGCGGAGCCCGCCCCGCCCCGGTCGAGAACCGCTCCTCTGCCGCGAATGGCCGGCCGGAGCGACACGTCATGACCGGTGAGCGGCGGCATGCCGGGGATGCGGGGGCGCCGTCGGGCGAGCCGGCGGCGGGCCGCAGCATCCGTGTCCTCGAACCGGGCCTCTTGACGACCGTGCAGGATCTCGGGCGAGAGGGCGCGGCGTCTGTCGGCGTCGCCGTGTCGGGAGGCCTCGACCGCGGGGCGCTGCGCACCGCGAACCGTCTCGTCGGCAACCCCGAGGAAGCCGCCGGGCTCGAGGTGACGATGGGCGGACTGCGCGTCGCGGCAGGCGCCGACCTCTGGGTCGCGGTGACGGGCGCGTGGGGCACGATGCGCATCGACGGGCGCGAGGTCGATCCGTACGAGGCCCACGCGTGGCCGGGCGGCGCCGAGCTCCACCTCGACTGGTTCGCACACGGCGCGCGCGGCTACGTCGCCGTCCGCGGCGGACTCGACGCGCGGGTCGCGCTCGGCTCGCGGTCGACGGATCTGCTCGCAGGGCTCGGGCCGGCGGCGCTGCGCGCCGGCGATGTCGTGGGCGTGCGCGACGACGAGACGGGGCCGATCCCCGTCGCGCCTCCGGGCGGGTGGGGAGCGCCCCACGACGATGAGCTCGAACTCGAGCTCGCGCCCGGTCCGCGCGCCGACTGGTTCGCCCCCGCGGCGCTCGCGACCCTCTATGACACCGTGTGGACCGTCTCGAACCACGCGGACCGCGTCGGCGCACGCCTCGACGGGCCGGAGCTCGCGCGCGTGCGCACCGGGGAGCTCGCGAGCGAGGGCATGGTGCCGGGCGCGCTGCAGGTGCCGCCCAGCGGCCGGCCCACGATCCTGCTCGCCGACGGTCCGGTGACGGGCGGCTACCCCGTGATCGCGGTCGTGACCGATGCGAGTCTCGACCTCGTCGCCCAGGCCCGTCCGGGCACCCGCATCCGCTTCCGCCACGCGCGGCCGGCGTCCTGA